The following are encoded together in the Salinibacterium sp. UTAS2018 genome:
- a CDS encoding ABC-F family ATP-binding cassette domain-containing protein — MAHLLGAESLHLEFPTRVIFDNVTIGLDEGDRIGIVGRNGDGKTTLMRMLSGKLDPDEGRVTRRNGVTLGMLDQADELDGTKTVHETVIGDIDEHVWAGDPKVRDVIAGLAADIPWEAKVGDLSGGQRRRVALAALLIGDWDVIFLDEPTNHLDVEGISWLAGHLKRRWSTNAGGLLVVTHDRWFLDEICTATWEVHDRLIEPFEGGYAAYILQRVERDRMAAASESKRQNLMRKELAWLRRGAPARTTKPKFRIDAANDLIENEPPARDSVSLSSMAMQRLGKDVVDLEGVTVTYPVIDPASGVSSEKTVLNDVTWRIAPGERTGILGVNGAGKSTLLSLVSGTLLPTSGRVKRGKTIKVATLTQQLAELEDIWNERVSTVIGRHKSTYVTGGKEMTPTQMLERVGFTSTQLSTPVKDLSGGQKRRLQLLLILLSEPNVLILDEPTNDLDTDMLAAIEDLLDTYPGTLLVVSHDRYLLERVTDQQYAVMEGGFRHLPRGVDQYLELRTQQLKGSTGASGAAAGAPDATAAKAKPKLGGAELRNSQKEHAAAARKMKKLQDQIADLHQRMATHDQSDFAGLGALVGEQQALQEALDTVETRWLELDELLS; from the coding sequence ATGGCACACCTTCTTGGCGCTGAGTCCCTTCATCTTGAATTTCCGACCCGCGTAATCTTCGACAATGTCACGATCGGCCTCGACGAGGGCGACCGTATCGGTATCGTCGGTCGCAACGGTGACGGCAAAACCACCCTTATGCGTATGCTCTCGGGCAAGCTCGACCCCGACGAGGGGCGCGTAACCCGGCGCAACGGCGTCACCCTGGGCATGCTCGATCAGGCCGATGAACTCGATGGCACCAAGACCGTGCACGAGACCGTCATCGGCGACATCGATGAGCACGTGTGGGCGGGCGACCCCAAGGTTCGCGACGTTATTGCCGGACTTGCTGCTGACATCCCGTGGGAGGCCAAGGTTGGCGATCTCTCCGGTGGTCAGCGTCGACGGGTCGCGTTAGCCGCTCTGCTGATTGGCGACTGGGATGTCATCTTCTTGGATGAGCCCACTAACCACCTCGACGTCGAAGGCATTTCGTGGCTCGCGGGCCACCTCAAGCGTCGCTGGTCGACTAACGCCGGTGGGCTGCTGGTCGTCACTCACGACCGGTGGTTCCTCGATGAGATTTGTACCGCCACATGGGAGGTTCACGATCGCCTGATCGAGCCCTTCGAGGGGGGCTACGCGGCCTACATTCTGCAGCGCGTTGAGCGTGACCGCATGGCGGCCGCCTCTGAGTCGAAGCGTCAGAACCTCATGCGTAAAGAGTTGGCATGGTTGCGTCGCGGTGCTCCCGCGCGCACGACCAAGCCCAAGTTCCGCATCGATGCGGCCAACGATTTGATCGAAAACGAGCCGCCAGCCCGCGATAGCGTCTCGCTGTCGTCGATGGCGATGCAGCGACTCGGCAAGGATGTCGTCGACCTCGAGGGCGTCACCGTCACCTACCCGGTAATCGATCCGGCGTCGGGCGTCTCCAGTGAGAAGACGGTGCTCAACGACGTCACGTGGCGCATCGCTCCCGGCGAGCGCACGGGCATCCTGGGCGTCAACGGTGCCGGAAAGTCGACGCTGCTCTCGCTCGTCTCCGGAACGCTCCTGCCGACCAGCGGTCGTGTGAAGCGCGGTAAGACCATCAAGGTTGCCACCCTCACGCAGCAGCTTGCGGAGCTTGAAGACATCTGGAATGAACGTGTTAGCACGGTCATCGGTCGCCACAAGAGCACCTATGTCACGGGCGGCAAGGAGATGACGCCCACCCAGATGCTCGAGCGCGTTGGCTTCACGAGCACGCAGCTCTCCACCCCGGTGAAAGATCTCTCGGGTGGTCAGAAGCGTCGCCTGCAGCTGCTGCTCATTTTGCTCTCGGAGCCGAACGTTCTGATTCTCGATGAGCCCACTAACGACCTCGACACCGACATGCTTGCGGCCATTGAGGACCTTCTCGACACCTACCCCGGAACACTGCTCGTCGTGAGCCACGACCGGTACCTGCTTGAGCGCGTCACGGACCAGCAGTACGCGGTGATGGAGGGCGGCTTCCGCCACCTGCCGCGTGGTGTCGATCAGTACCTCGAATTGCGCACGCAGCAGCTCAAGGGCTCCACTGGTGCGAGCGGTGCTGCCGCAGGTGCTCCGGATGCCACAGCCGCGAAAGCGAAGCCGAAGCTGGGCGGTGCTGAATTGCGCAACTCGCAGAAGGAGCACGCTGCTGCCGCTCGCAAGATGAAGAAGTTGCAAGATCAAATTGCAGATCTTCACCAGCGCATGGCGACCCATGACCAGTCAGACTTTGCCGGTTTGGGCGCCCTCGTGGGCGAACAGCAGGCTCTACAGGAGGCTCTCGACACTGTCGAGACCCGCTGGCTCGAACTCGACGAACTGCTCTCTTAG
- a CDS encoding cell wall metabolism sensor histidine kinase WalK, protein MILSLSEWLLILATAAVCTAAVMLVAMLVLRLNRRRTIAFQFTVVVIGAILSIALSTVVITAQMHFTSHDLQIVLGVVGISALMSLGAALVSGRAVRRAFAALRESVARVGAGHVVEPTAGTWKEVAEVSTQLSEASEKLAAARDEIARLDASRRQFFAWISHDLRTPLTGISALAEALDAGVVDDPSDYLRQIRAQVGTMNRLVDDLFELSLIQSGTLKLRPENMELLDIVSDAVADVSQLAAARGIQITHAGVEGRMLWADPHELTRVVVNLLTNSIRYAPAHSQILVSADQRDDTSLVLSVLDQGSGVASEDLSHMFEVGWRATEARTPEKESSGSSGAGLGLAIVRGIVEAHGGGVNAENGPEGFRLNVALPTVAA, encoded by the coding sequence ATGATTCTCAGCCTAAGCGAATGGCTCCTCATTCTCGCTACCGCCGCGGTCTGCACCGCCGCGGTCATGCTGGTCGCGATGCTCGTGCTGCGCCTCAATCGCCGCCGCACGATCGCGTTCCAGTTCACGGTGGTCGTGATAGGCGCGATCCTCTCGATCGCGCTCTCTACCGTCGTGATCACCGCGCAAATGCACTTCACGAGCCACGACCTGCAAATCGTTCTCGGAGTCGTCGGCATCTCGGCGCTCATGAGTCTCGGGGCCGCGCTCGTGAGTGGGCGAGCCGTGCGGCGGGCGTTCGCTGCTCTGCGCGAATCCGTGGCGCGAGTCGGTGCTGGCCACGTGGTCGAGCCCACTGCGGGCACGTGGAAAGAGGTCGCCGAGGTCTCTACCCAGCTCTCGGAGGCATCCGAAAAGCTCGCTGCCGCCCGCGATGAAATTGCTCGGCTCGACGCATCGCGCCGCCAGTTCTTCGCGTGGATCTCGCACGACCTGCGCACTCCCCTGACCGGCATCAGCGCCCTCGCCGAAGCGCTCGACGCGGGAGTCGTGGACGACCCCAGCGATTACCTGCGCCAGATTCGCGCTCAGGTCGGCACGATGAACCGCCTCGTTGATGACCTTTTCGAGCTCTCGCTCATCCAGAGCGGCACCCTGAAACTCCGCCCCGAGAACATGGAACTGCTCGATATTGTGTCGGATGCCGTTGCCGACGTCAGCCAGTTGGCGGCGGCCCGCGGCATCCAAATCACGCATGCTGGCGTGGAGGGGCGGATGCTGTGGGCCGATCCCCACGAGCTCACGCGCGTGGTCGTGAACCTGCTCACCAACAGCATCCGGTACGCCCCCGCGCACTCGCAGATTCTCGTCAGCGCCGACCAACGTGACGACACCAGTCTGGTGCTGTCAGTGCTCGATCAGGGCAGCGGGGTCGCCAGCGAAGACCTCAGCCACATGTTTGAGGTTGGGTGGCGCGCGACCGAAGCGCGCACCCCGGAGAAGGAGTCAAGCGGTTCGAGCGGCGCGGGCCTCGGCCTTGCCATCGTGCGTGGCATTGTCGAAGCCCACGGCGGCGGCGTCAACGCCGAGAACGGGCCCGAAGGGTTCCGTCTCAACGTCGCGCTGCCGACAGTCGCAGCCTAA
- a CDS encoding response regulator transcription factor encodes MENKASVTIVEDDATVLSVVTEYLRARGYSVTGISDGIDARDALRGPLPDVLILDRMLPGVGGDELCRQARAASAQLPIIMLTALDAVEERIDGLEHGADDYIAKPFSLRELQLRVDAMVRRSRSSHVSSEPFTLGPFRVDQARRSILLEGNEMTLTTREYELFLFLLQNPERVLSRDDILREVWGWSFGEASTVTVHVRRLREKIEPDARYPRFLLTEWGKGYRFTVKDAA; translated from the coding sequence ATGGAGAACAAGGCGAGCGTAACCATCGTGGAAGACGATGCGACAGTGCTTTCGGTTGTCACCGAATACCTGCGTGCGCGCGGATATTCCGTTACGGGCATTAGCGACGGAATCGACGCGCGCGATGCTCTGCGCGGTCCCCTCCCCGACGTGCTTATCCTCGACCGAATGCTGCCCGGTGTCGGCGGCGACGAACTTTGTCGCCAGGCGCGCGCCGCATCCGCGCAACTGCCCATCATCATGCTGACCGCTCTGGATGCCGTGGAAGAACGCATCGATGGTCTTGAACACGGTGCCGATGACTACATCGCAAAGCCGTTCTCGTTGCGGGAATTGCAACTGCGCGTGGACGCCATGGTGCGCCGCTCACGCAGCTCGCATGTGTCATCCGAACCGTTTACGCTTGGCCCTTTTCGCGTCGACCAGGCGCGTCGTTCGATCTTGCTCGAGGGCAACGAAATGACACTCACGACCCGCGAGTACGAGCTCTTTCTCTTTCTGTTGCAAAACCCCGAGCGAGTGCTGAGCCGCGACGACATCCTGCGAGAGGTGTGGGGTTGGAGTTTTGGCGAAGCCTCCACCGTCACCGTGCATGTGCGCCGGCTGCGCGAGAAAATCGAACCCGACGCCCGATACCCGCGCTTTCTCCTCACGGAGTGGGGCAAGGGCTACCGCTTCACTGTGAAGGATGCCGCATGA